The following DNA comes from Rosa rugosa chromosome 5, drRosRugo1.1, whole genome shotgun sequence.
TCTATCTTCTGTGAAAGGGAGGTGTTATTCCACCAAATTTTGATGATCTTACCATTTATATATTTTACAACTATATATGCTTCTTCTGTTATGTATATAAAGACCACTGACCACATACAACACCTTTTCTGTTATTACTGAAACAATGAAAGCATGTCATTTTGCAGCCAGAAGTGGGGACTATATGTAATAGCCTGATTCAGTATGCTATTTCAATGGTACAAACTCTCAAAAGCTCAATTGTAAGTAGGTCTAATCTGGTGTAATTCCATCCAATATTCCTTATGGTGTTCCTCCATCAGGTTGCAGGTGAAAGTGCCAAGTTGTATGCTGCAATTACAGATGGTATTGTGAATTTAGTTGACAAGGTAGGCCTTGGTTTTCTATGTGCAAAATGATGGGAGGTTTTGTCTTCCTAGTCTTGCCATAAACATCATTTTAGAACTCACTTTCTTTTCTGGCAGTTCTTTGAGATGCAGCGCGATGATGCAGTTAAAGCACTTGAAATTTATAAGAAGTCGGGAAGCCAGGTATACGTTGTGTTATCTATAGTGATTTTTTTGGTCGTAACATTGGCAGTTATAGAGATCTTACATCAAATTTGTATGATGCTCTAGGCAGAGAGGTTATTTGAGTTCTTTGAGATCTGCAGGAGCCTTAATTTTGGACGGGGTCTGAAAACGGTTAGAATTCAACAGGTTGGAACTTTTAATCTAAGTTAGGAACTCTATATTTGTTAAATGGCAATGCCCTTCAATTGATTGTCTCAGTAATAACATCTATAACTGCAGCTCCCTGAATCATTCTTGAccactatggaagattatgttAAGGAGGCATCCGGTGTTGTAATGCTTGAACTTCCCCCAGTAAGATGCTTCAACTCCTTATTTTCTGGATCAATTTACGCTGTATAGATAATCTGAAATTATATGCATACTTGTCTTGAAAGAAATGGATTTAGAATGTGACACAAAACCATGCTTCTGAGAATCTTGACTGTTGATCAATTTAGCTGTGCTAAAACTGTGCTTTTGATTTCCTTCATGAATTAATTTTCAATGCATTGATAGTCCCGGAACTAAAAGAGCTCAAGTTGTGAACAGACCATTGAGGATCAAACTGATGCTCCCAAGGAAACTGTTGTGGTAGAAGGGGACTTGTTAATCGACCATGATGATAATAAGGAACAAAAATCAGCACCTCAACATCCAAGTGACCAGAGTGACGCTGCTGCGACAACACAAATTTTTGACCTGCTGGTACTCGTTTCAGCTACCATGTTTGGTTTAACACGGACCATCCTTTTTGTTCTTTACTTAGCTGATCTTGTATCATTAATTCTACCAGAGCTTTGATGAAGTTATTCCAGTAACATCAGAGTCAGATGAAAACAATTCCCTGGCACTAGCAATCGTTCCGTCGGGTAGCTTGTCTTCCTTTACTTttaaaaacacacacacacacatatatatatgtatgtatttaTGTAAGTTTGTATATATGTTAATGGATGAATCAGTATTTAAGGATACATTTTTATTTGCCTTCTACATCGTCTCACAGAGAATCCGTCAGATTCCAAAACAGATGGTCTCAATTCTACAACCTCCAACTCTAGTTGGGAGATTGAACTTTTTACACCAACTTCTAATGGAGCTGCAGTTCAAGAGACACCATCAACTTCTAATGCAGCTGGAGTTGCAGAAACCAAGTTGGTGAGTCTTCCTCCACATTTGACAACACTATTTAGGATTTTTCTACCAACACTTGGGCTTTTGAGACATATTGCTATTCTCTTCAATTGTTTGTCATCCAAATCTCATCTAACGGTCAGTTGTTTGCTTTGAACCATGCTTTTGTTGTAACATCGGGTTAGAGTTAACAATCTGCtaacaagtaattttcatgTGATGCTGTGTTGCTTTTCACACATTTACCTTAAGATTTCCATACCTGGGTCCAAGATCACATGTGAGGTAAAACCATCTCTATAGGGTACCAAATAGGGAAATATTCTCTTAGCTGGATATCTAGCATTTTATGTTGCCACTATGAATTTGACATCGCACATTTAATCAACAGTTCAGTTGACATTGTAAAGTACTAGTGCCTCCAACTAGAGAAGATTTCCATTTGTAAACCCTAGCTACCTTCATTTTAACTCAAGGGGAGAGGGAAAAGGTGTTTTGACAGAGTGCCTGCAACAGGCATCTTATAAGATAATGAGGTAAGGAAATCAATATTAACTTGAGAGCTCCCAGATCACGCTCTAACCATCAGAGAGAAACCCCTGAATCCGCCAATACCAGATTATCTATCTGAAACACCGAGAATTTGTATATGTTTAGGGGTGGAAGATTCAGGCAAAGGTATCATTTCTTTTAGTTGAATGTTAAATCTGTGATCTTTAAACATATGCAGGCTGGTGGGCTAGACAGATCGACACTGGACAGTCTGTATGATAATGCAATGGCAAGTACACCAAATCAGAACAACATGTTGTACTCCCCAGCCGCACTGGCACCCTCTAATCCTTTTGAAGATGTTGCTACTTCTTCATACCAATTCCAAGACCCTTATTATGCTTCCAGCAATGCAACAACCCCAGCAAACTTACAAATGGCTATCATgacccaacaacaacaatatttCATGATGATGCAGCAACAAGTGCAGCAACTACAGTCACCCAGCATTGTCCAAAATCCACCGAGTCCTTACCAAAATCTACCAAGTCCTTGCCACAATCCACCAAGTCCTTTCCAAAATTTACCAAATCCTTTCCAAAACCCACCAACACCAAGTCCTAGCCAAAATCCACCAAGTCCTTTCCAAAATTTACCAAATCCTttccaaaattcaccaacacCTAGTCCTAGCCAAAATCCACCAACACCAAGTCCTTTCCAAAATTTACCAAATCCTTTCCAAAATCCACCAGCATCAAGTCCTAACCAAAATCCACCAACACCAAGTCCTTTCCAAAATCCACCAAGTCCATTAACCTCTTCTGGGAATCCTTTTTCTGGGCAGATCAGTAATCCTCCACCTCAAGATTCACACAATGACCTCATTTAGCAGATCATCACAGGAATCGTTTTCAACATTT
Coding sequences within:
- the LOC133710537 gene encoding putative clathrin assembly protein At5g35200 isoform X1, with translation MAAGAGSQQSLRKALKTVGLAKANGEFKVLDNAISKATRHDDALPKEKHVTTVLRAIPASRPRAEVAYCIHALARRLSKAHSWKVALKTVMIIHRALREVDDTFCDALIKYSWSRGHILNISHSWDETSPSAWGYSTWVRLYASYLEERLECFRVLKYDVQKDHLRTKELETPDLLRHLPALQQLLSRLLDCQPEVGTICNSLIQYAISMVAGESAKLYAAITDGIVNLVDKFFEMQRDDAVKALEIYKKSGSQAERLFEFFEICRSLNFGRGLKTVRIQQLPESFLTTMEDYVKEASGVVMLELPPTIEDQTDAPKETVVVEGDLLIDHDDNKEQKSAPQHPSDQSDAAATTQIFDLLSFDEVIPVTSESDENNSLALAIVPSENPSDSKTDGLNSTTSNSSWEIELFTPTSNGAAVQETPSTSNAAGVAETKLAGGLDRSTLDSLYDNAMASTPNQNNMLYSPAALAPSNPFEDVATSSYQFQDPYYASSNATTPANLQMAIMTQQQQYFMMMQQQVQQLQSPSIVQNPPSPYQNLPSPCHNPPSPFQNLPNPFQNPPTPSPSQNPPSPFQNLPNPFQNSPTPSPSQNPPTPSPFQNLPNPFQNPPASSPNQNPPTPSPFQNPPSPLTSSGNPFSGQISNPPPQDSHNDLI
- the LOC133710537 gene encoding putative clathrin assembly protein At5g35200 isoform X2, which encodes MIIHRALREVDDTFCDALIKYSWSRGHILNISHSWDETSPSAWGYSTWVRLYASYLEERLECFRVLKYDVQKDHLRTKELETPDLLRHLPALQQLLSRLLDCQPEVGTICNSLIQYAISMVAGESAKLYAAITDGIVNLVDKFFEMQRDDAVKALEIYKKSGSQAERLFEFFEICRSLNFGRGLKTVRIQQLPESFLTTMEDYVKEASGVVMLELPPTIEDQTDAPKETVVVEGDLLIDHDDNKEQKSAPQHPSDQSDAAATTQIFDLLSFDEVIPVTSESDENNSLALAIVPSENPSDSKTDGLNSTTSNSSWEIELFTPTSNGAAVQETPSTSNAAGVAETKLAGGLDRSTLDSLYDNAMASTPNQNNMLYSPAALAPSNPFEDVATSSYQFQDPYYASSNATTPANLQMAIMTQQQQYFMMMQQQVQQLQSPSIVQNPPSPYQNLPSPCHNPPSPFQNLPNPFQNPPTPSPSQNPPSPFQNLPNPFQNSPTPSPSQNPPTPSPFQNLPNPFQNPPASSPNQNPPTPSPFQNPPSPLTSSGNPFSGQISNPPPQDSHNDLI